The Watersipora subatra chromosome 1, tzWatSuba1.1, whole genome shotgun sequence genome has a window encoding:
- the LOC137396978 gene encoding N-alpha-acetyltransferase 50-like, protein MVRYSMELGEVTPHNIKQLKRLNQVVFPVSYNDKFYKDVLDLGPFAKLAYFQDIVVGGVCCRIDNTDGKRCLYIMTLGVLAPYRRYGLGALMLKHVLDLCERDGNFDSVYLHVQISNEDAIKFYAKFGFDIVEKKENYYKRIEPADAYVLKKHFRKTEA, encoded by the exons ATGGTTCG GTACTCTATGGAACTAGGAGAGGTTACCCCCCATAATATCAAGCAGTTGAAAAGATTGAACCAAGTTGTTTTTCCTGTGAGCTACAATGACAAATTCTATAAAGATGTTCTGGATTTAGGACCATTTGCTAAACTTG CTTATTTCCAAGACATAGTGGTTGGAGGTGTATGCTGCAGAATAGATAATACTGATGGTAAAAGATGTCTTTATATCATGACCCTCGGAGTCTTAGCACCATATAGACGCTATGGCCTTG gcgCGCTCATGTTGAAGCATGTTTTGGATCTGTGTGAAAGAGATGGCAACTTTGATAGTGTTTATCT ACATGTACAGATAAGCAATGAGGATGCTATCAAGTTCTACGCAAAGTTTGGATTTGACATTGTAGAAAAGAAAGAGAACTATTACAAACGTATAGAGCCAGCTGATGCCTATGttcttaaaaaacattttaggaAGACAGAAGCATGA